From Melanotaenia boesemani isolate fMelBoe1 chromosome 12, fMelBoe1.pri, whole genome shotgun sequence, a single genomic window includes:
- the plcd4b gene encoding 1-phosphatidylinositol 4,5-bisphosphate phosphodiesterase delta-4 isoform X1, translating into MDSEGSCVQDDPDVKLMMAGSTLRKVKSRSWKKQRHFRLLEDSLTIWYKSRWVGKGHSTFSVTELEVVREGHQSEVLLSIADEFPADLCFTLVFHGRQGNLDLVAESPEEARAWIQGLRKLIHKVQTMDEQERLDQWVWDWFQKADKNKDGKMDFKEVKKLLKMMNVDMNEDHALHLFTMADKSGSGCLEIEQFVHFYQMLTQRDEVWRVFQDYSEDGERLMLEELENFLRIEQHEGDQSPQHAKELIERYEPSETAMKQVAMSLDGFQMYLCSPEGSIFNPDYLKLHQDMNQPLSHYFISSSHNTYLLEDQVVGQSSLEAYIQALKRGCRCVEVDCWDGSDGEPVVYHGHTLTSKILFKDIISTLKEYAFRASDFPVIVSLEDHCGVEQQTLMAQHLTQILGDMLLTAPLNGQIPQQLPSPQELRGKILLKAKKIGGLEECLDETLTDEVSDDEDTVDGDAESPGAEQPAEKGKKKSKLSRELSDLVVYCKSVHFHGFEHTRSHYKCYEMSSFSESKAKRLAKEAGPEFVQYNAWQLSRTYPSGLRTDSSNYNPQEMWNTGCQMVALNFQTAGLEMDLNDGLFRQNGCCGYVLKPDFMRDGNTEFSPERPAEWLGYKPLRLSIKVISGQQLPKVNQKEGSIVDPLVRVEIYGVPQDQAKEETSYINNNGFNPVWNETLNFVIHTPELALVRFVVEDYDKASRNDFIGQFTLPFTCIQAGYRHIHLLSKDGTSIPPSSLFINISISELT; encoded by the exons TCTCAGTGACAGAGCTGGAAGTGGTCCGTGAGGGACATCAGTCTGAGGTCCTGCTGAGCATCGCAGATGAGTTTCCCGCTGACCTGTGCTTCACCTTGGTGTTTCACGGTCGCCAAGGCAACTTGGACCTTGTGGCCGAGTCTCCGGAGGAGGCTCGGGCCTGGATCCAGGGATTGCGCAAACTCATTCACAAGGTCCAAACGATGGATGAGCAGGAGAGGCTGGACCA ATGGGTCTGGGACTGGTTCCAGAAagctgacaaaaacaaagacgGGAAGATGGACTTCAAAGAGGTGAAGAAGCTGCTGAAGATGATGAATGTAGACATGAATGAAGACCATGCTCTTCATCTTTTCACG ATGGCCGACAAATCAGGGAGCGGCTGTTTGGAAATCGAGCAGTTTGTTCACTTCTATCAGATGCTGACTCAGAGGGATGAGGTGTGGAGGGTGTTCCAGGATTATTCAGAAGATGGGGAGAGGTTAATGTTGGAGGAGCTGGAAAACTTTCTGAGGATAGAGCAGCACGAGGGAGACCAGAGCCCCCAGCACGCCAAGGAGCTGATCGAGCGCTACGAACCCTCTGAGACAG CCATGAAACAAGTTGCCATGTCCTTAGACGGCTTCCAGATGTACCTGTGCTCCCCAGAGGGCTCCATCTTTAATCCAGATTACCTGAAACTCCACCAGGACATGAACCAGCCACTCAGCCACTACTTCATCTCCTCTTCCCACAACACCTACCTGCTGGAAGACCAGGTGGTGGGACAGAGCAGCTTGGAGGCCTACATCCA ggcGCTGAAGAGAGGATGCCGCTGTGTAGAAGTAGACTGCTGGGACGGCAGCGACGGGGAACCTGTTGTGTATCATGGACACACTCTGACCTCAAAAATTCTCTTCAAAGACATTATCTCAACATTAAAAGAGTACGCCTTCAGG GCATCGGACTTCCCAGTCATTGTGTCCCTTGAGGATCACTGTGGTGTGGAGCAGCAGACGCTTATGGCCCAACACCTTACACAAATCTTGGGTGACATGCTGTTGACCGCCCCTCTGAATGGACAGATCCCTCAGCAGCTTCCTTCACCACAG GAGCTGAGAGGCAAGATTTTGCTAAAAGCCAAAAAAATTGGTGGTCTGGAGGAGTGTCTGGATGAAACCCTAACAGATGAAGTCAGTGATGATGAAGACACAGTCGATGGTGATGCTGAGAGCCCTGGTGCAGAACAACCGGCCGAGAAGGGCAAG AAGAAGTCCAAACTGTCCAGGGAGCTCTCAGACTTGGTGGTTTACTGTAAAAGTGTGCACTTCCATGGGTTTGAGCATACTCGTTCTCACTACAAGTGTTACGAGATGTCTTCATTCTCTGAGTCCAAGGCAAAGAGGCTCGCTAAGGAAGCAG GGCCCGAGTTTGTGCAGTACAACGCATGGCAGCTGAGCAGGACCTACCCCAGCGGTCTGAGGACAGACTCCTCCAACTACAACCCCCAGGAGATGTGGAATACTGGCTGCCAGATGG TGGCTCTGAACTTCCAGACGGCAGGTCTGGAAATGGATCTGAATGATGGGCTCTTCAGGCAGAACGGCTGCTGTGGTTACGTCCTCAAGCCAGACTTCATGAGAGACGGCAACACTGAGTTCAGTCCAGAGAGACCCGCGGAGTGGCTGGGCTACAAGCCACTTCGTTTATCAATCAAG GTGATAAGTGGCCAGCAGCTACCAAAGGTGAATCAGAAGGAAGGATCCATTGTAGACCCGCTGGTCAGAGTGGAGATCTATGGCGTACCACAGGACCAGGCCAAAGAAGAGACCAGTTACATTAATAACAACG GTTTCAATCCAGTGTGGAATGAGACTCTAAACTTTGTCATCCACACCCCTGAGCTGGCGCTGGTTCGCTTCGTGGTGGAGGACTATGATAAGGCGTCCAGGAACGACTTCATTGGACAGTTCACGCTTCCTTTTACCTGCATTCAAGCAG GATACCGCCACATACATCTGTTGTCTAAAGATGGAACTTCTATCCCTCCCTCGTCACTCTTCATCAACATCAGCATTTCAGAGCTCACATGA
- the plcd4b gene encoding 1-phosphatidylinositol 4,5-bisphosphate phosphodiesterase delta-4 isoform X2 gives MDSEGSCVQDDPDVKLMMAGSTLRKVKSRSWKKQRHFRLLEDSLTIWYKSRWVGKGHSTFSVTELEVVREGHQSEVLLSIADEFPADLCFTLVFHGRQGNLDLVAESPEEARAWIQGLRKLIHKVQTMDEQERLDQWVWDWFQKADKNKDGKMDFKEVKKLLKMMNVDMNEDHALHLFTMADKSGSGCLEIEQFVHFYQMLTQRDEVWRVFQDYSEDGERLMLEELENFLRIEQHEGDQSPQHAKELIERYEPSETAMKQVAMSLDGFQMYLCSPEGSIFNPDYLKLHQDMNQPLSHYFISSSHNTYLLEDQVVGQSSLEAYIQALKRGCRCVEVDCWDGSDGEPVVYHGHTLTSKILFKDIISTLKEYAFRASDFPVIVSLEDHCGVEQQTLMAQHLTQILGDMLLTAPLNGQIPQQLPSPQELRGKILLKAKKIGGLEECLDETLTDEVSDDEDTVDGDAESPGAEQPAEKGKKSKLSRELSDLVVYCKSVHFHGFEHTRSHYKCYEMSSFSESKAKRLAKEAGPEFVQYNAWQLSRTYPSGLRTDSSNYNPQEMWNTGCQMVALNFQTAGLEMDLNDGLFRQNGCCGYVLKPDFMRDGNTEFSPERPAEWLGYKPLRLSIKVISGQQLPKVNQKEGSIVDPLVRVEIYGVPQDQAKEETSYINNNGFNPVWNETLNFVIHTPELALVRFVVEDYDKASRNDFIGQFTLPFTCIQAGYRHIHLLSKDGTSIPPSSLFINISISELT, from the exons TCTCAGTGACAGAGCTGGAAGTGGTCCGTGAGGGACATCAGTCTGAGGTCCTGCTGAGCATCGCAGATGAGTTTCCCGCTGACCTGTGCTTCACCTTGGTGTTTCACGGTCGCCAAGGCAACTTGGACCTTGTGGCCGAGTCTCCGGAGGAGGCTCGGGCCTGGATCCAGGGATTGCGCAAACTCATTCACAAGGTCCAAACGATGGATGAGCAGGAGAGGCTGGACCA ATGGGTCTGGGACTGGTTCCAGAAagctgacaaaaacaaagacgGGAAGATGGACTTCAAAGAGGTGAAGAAGCTGCTGAAGATGATGAATGTAGACATGAATGAAGACCATGCTCTTCATCTTTTCACG ATGGCCGACAAATCAGGGAGCGGCTGTTTGGAAATCGAGCAGTTTGTTCACTTCTATCAGATGCTGACTCAGAGGGATGAGGTGTGGAGGGTGTTCCAGGATTATTCAGAAGATGGGGAGAGGTTAATGTTGGAGGAGCTGGAAAACTTTCTGAGGATAGAGCAGCACGAGGGAGACCAGAGCCCCCAGCACGCCAAGGAGCTGATCGAGCGCTACGAACCCTCTGAGACAG CCATGAAACAAGTTGCCATGTCCTTAGACGGCTTCCAGATGTACCTGTGCTCCCCAGAGGGCTCCATCTTTAATCCAGATTACCTGAAACTCCACCAGGACATGAACCAGCCACTCAGCCACTACTTCATCTCCTCTTCCCACAACACCTACCTGCTGGAAGACCAGGTGGTGGGACAGAGCAGCTTGGAGGCCTACATCCA ggcGCTGAAGAGAGGATGCCGCTGTGTAGAAGTAGACTGCTGGGACGGCAGCGACGGGGAACCTGTTGTGTATCATGGACACACTCTGACCTCAAAAATTCTCTTCAAAGACATTATCTCAACATTAAAAGAGTACGCCTTCAGG GCATCGGACTTCCCAGTCATTGTGTCCCTTGAGGATCACTGTGGTGTGGAGCAGCAGACGCTTATGGCCCAACACCTTACACAAATCTTGGGTGACATGCTGTTGACCGCCCCTCTGAATGGACAGATCCCTCAGCAGCTTCCTTCACCACAG GAGCTGAGAGGCAAGATTTTGCTAAAAGCCAAAAAAATTGGTGGTCTGGAGGAGTGTCTGGATGAAACCCTAACAGATGAAGTCAGTGATGATGAAGACACAGTCGATGGTGATGCTGAGAGCCCTGGTGCAGAACAACCGGCCGAGAAGGGCAAG AAGTCCAAACTGTCCAGGGAGCTCTCAGACTTGGTGGTTTACTGTAAAAGTGTGCACTTCCATGGGTTTGAGCATACTCGTTCTCACTACAAGTGTTACGAGATGTCTTCATTCTCTGAGTCCAAGGCAAAGAGGCTCGCTAAGGAAGCAG GGCCCGAGTTTGTGCAGTACAACGCATGGCAGCTGAGCAGGACCTACCCCAGCGGTCTGAGGACAGACTCCTCCAACTACAACCCCCAGGAGATGTGGAATACTGGCTGCCAGATGG TGGCTCTGAACTTCCAGACGGCAGGTCTGGAAATGGATCTGAATGATGGGCTCTTCAGGCAGAACGGCTGCTGTGGTTACGTCCTCAAGCCAGACTTCATGAGAGACGGCAACACTGAGTTCAGTCCAGAGAGACCCGCGGAGTGGCTGGGCTACAAGCCACTTCGTTTATCAATCAAG GTGATAAGTGGCCAGCAGCTACCAAAGGTGAATCAGAAGGAAGGATCCATTGTAGACCCGCTGGTCAGAGTGGAGATCTATGGCGTACCACAGGACCAGGCCAAAGAAGAGACCAGTTACATTAATAACAACG GTTTCAATCCAGTGTGGAATGAGACTCTAAACTTTGTCATCCACACCCCTGAGCTGGCGCTGGTTCGCTTCGTGGTGGAGGACTATGATAAGGCGTCCAGGAACGACTTCATTGGACAGTTCACGCTTCCTTTTACCTGCATTCAAGCAG GATACCGCCACATACATCTGTTGTCTAAAGATGGAACTTCTATCCCTCCCTCGTCACTCTTCATCAACATCAGCATTTCAGAGCTCACATGA